A single Fusarium oxysporum Fo47 chromosome IV, complete sequence DNA region contains:
- a CDS encoding WD40-repeat-containing domain protein — translation MSSSNPRDQKEPVDEELEEDMLAAEDAAEEIVDDEDLAMDSDNEEILLQNDSIGYFDEPKDSLFTIAQHPKYPSIIAVGGSAGQEDDAPGAGWVFNTASAQSRPPLPASFSSDPAADALKSTQLPSLFSLDGHTDSINTLAWTLPQGEALVSGGLDGRLRAWKATILNDGSVKMDFLGEAQEVPEVNWIAPCPSSINPNTIALGASDGSVWVYTVDPTDKANPLQIVQSYFLHTGACTAGAWTPDGLLLATISEDGSLYVWDVWGEATAKNLVGDNGMTAVALTAEDQRFEVEGGLYSLAIDPKGAFVAVGGATGAIKIVSLPRLASSGPQPQARARAGGKTTGQSTATAGGQILAALHTQSESIESLALVTTPNTPPSTLLAAGSVDGSIVVYDATRRFAVRRHISGAHEEHAIVKLEFIPNSWQLTSCGMDGVVRRWDLRGAGATNPNAPATAAEAGLQKEWKGHRGDGEGGGVLGFVQGETGERIVTAGDDGVALVFEA, via the coding sequence ATGTCGTCTTCTAACCCCCGCGATCAAAAAGAGCCTGTCGACGAAGAGCTCGAGGAGGATATGCTCGCCGCGGAGGATGCCGCCGAGGAGATTGTCGACGATGAGGACCTGGCTATGGACTCCGACAATGAGGAGATTCTGCTCCAAAACGACTCCATCGGTTACTTCGACGAACCTAAAGACTCTCTCTTCACCATCGCCCAGCATCCCAAGTACCCCTCCATCATCGCGGTCGGCGGTTCAGCTGGCCAGGAAGATGATGCTCCCGGTGCAGGATGGGTCTTCAACACAGCCTCTGCTCAATCGCGACCTCCGCTTCCTGCTAGTTTCTCGAGCGACCCCGCCGCAGACGCCCTGAAGAGCACCCAGCTTCCCTCGTTATTTAGCCTAGATGGCCACACAGACTCGATTAACACACTCGCATGGACTCTGCCTCAAGGAGAGGCCCTGGTCAGTGGTGGACTTGACGGAAGGTTGCGCGCTTGGAAGGCAACCATCTTGAACGATGGTTCAGTCAAGATGGACTTCCTTGGTGAGGCACAGGAGGTGCCTGAGGTCAACTGGATTGCGCCATGCCCATCTTCCATCAACCCCAACACCATTGCTCTAGGCGCTTCCGACGGTTCGGTTTGGGTCTACACAGTTGATCCTACAGATAAAGCCAATCCTCTTCAGATCGTTCAGTCCTACTTCCTCCACACTGGTGCCTGTACCGCTGGTGCTTGGACGCCTGATGGTCTTCTGTTGGCTACCATCTCCGAGGATGGAAGCTTGTACGTCTGGGACGTTTGGGGTGAGGCTACTGCCAAGAACCTCGTTGGCGACAACGGTATGACTGCAGTAGCTTTGACTGCCGAGGATCAGCGTTTCGAGGTTGAGGGTGGTCTCTACTCGCTTGCCATTGACCCCAAGGGCGCCTTCGTTGCTGTCGGTGGTGCCACTGGCGCCATCAAGATTGTCTCTCTTCCACGACTTGCATCTTCCGGACCTCAGCCCCAGGCTCGTGCCCGAGCTGGAGGCAAGACTACTGGTCAGTCAACGGCGACCGCTGGCGGCCAAATTCTCGCCGCACTACACACCCAATCCGAGAGTATCGAGTCGCTTGCTCTCGTCACAACGCCCAACACACCTCCTTCCACCCTTCTCGCAGCCGGCTCTGTGGATGGCTCTATTGTCGTTTACGATGCCACCCGCCGCTTCGCCGTCCGACGGCACATCTCTGGCGCCCATGAGGAACATGCCATTGTCAAGCTCGAGTTCATCCCTAACTCATGGCAACTGACCAGCTGCGGCATGGACGGTGTCGTACGCCGCTGGGACCTCCGAGGTGCTGGTGCCACAAACCCCAACGCTCCCGCAACAGCTGCTGAGGCTGGTCTGCAAAAGGAATGGAAGGGCCACCGTGGTGATGGAGAAGGTGGTGGCGTCTTAGGCTTTGTTCAAGGCGAGACAGGAGAGAGGATTGTCACCGCTGGTGACGACGGTGTTGCTCTAGTCTTTGAAGCATAG